A genome region from Parafrankia irregularis includes the following:
- a CDS encoding O-methyltransferase, translated as MSDVQIGDVLNGPLRDPDVHAVIERVRAQGRPPGRGPRPGGAGGPGGPGGRGGRGPRAGGGGFPPRDPFEFTDVAFPIAPEQGDLLYLLCRATGATRVAECATSLGISTLYLAAAMRDNGGGLVIGSEIVPEKAAKARNNLADAGLEQLVDIRVGDALETFADLGGPIDLLLVDGWPTANPPSLSRSIIGLVAPQLRPGAIVVNDNAEEDYLEYVRDPANGFVGMSLPLKGSTEISVRVGT; from the coding sequence ATGAGCGATGTTCAGATCGGCGATGTACTGAACGGACCGTTGCGGGATCCCGACGTCCACGCGGTGATCGAGCGTGTCAGGGCGCAGGGCAGGCCGCCCGGTCGGGGCCCCCGTCCCGGTGGCGCCGGTGGGCCGGGCGGTCCCGGTGGGCGGGGCGGGCGGGGGCCGAGGGCGGGGGGCGGCGGGTTCCCGCCGCGTGACCCGTTCGAGTTCACCGATGTCGCGTTCCCGATCGCGCCCGAGCAGGGCGACCTTCTCTACCTGCTGTGCCGTGCGACCGGTGCGACCCGGGTCGCCGAATGCGCGACGTCGCTCGGGATCTCCACGCTGTATCTCGCCGCCGCGATGCGCGACAACGGCGGCGGGCTGGTGATCGGGTCGGAGATCGTCCCGGAGAAGGCGGCGAAGGCGCGGAACAACCTCGCCGACGCGGGCCTGGAGCAGCTGGTCGACATCCGGGTGGGCGACGCGCTGGAGACGTTCGCCGACCTCGGCGGGCCCATCGACCTGCTGCTCGTCGACGGCTGGCCGACGGCGAACCCGCCGAGCCTGTCACGTTCGATCATCGGCCTGGTCGCCCCGCAGCTGCGACCAGGCGCGATCGTCGTCAACGACAACGCGGAGGAGGACTACCTGGAGTACGTCCGTGACCCTGCGAACGGCTTCGTCGGGATGTCCCTCCCGCTCAAGGGGAGCACCGAGATCTCCGTCCGGGTCGGGACGTGA
- a CDS encoding DUF4232 domain-containing protein, with protein MRTSNAGRAPGLIATARAALIALPLIIALPACADAPEPAAGTTTPPPSATADQPAGSGTASGPTRNAAASASRCSASDLTITLPAVTTDPTRQQNVSVLFTNRSAEPCSVRGFPGAQLRTSTADSWDLARSSQVEVRTVTLAPGGTAHATLTYLPANPPGTAGVAFTPEALVVTAPDERESTRIAWTLGPLLRQDGATHPGTYISALQPGA; from the coding sequence GTGCGAACATCCAACGCGGGGCGCGCCCCCGGCCTGATCGCGACCGCACGGGCCGCCCTGATCGCTCTCCCGCTGATCATCGCTTTGCCGGCCTGCGCGGACGCCCCCGAGCCGGCCGCGGGTACCACCACGCCTCCGCCATCGGCCACCGCCGACCAGCCTGCCGGCAGTGGGACGGCCTCGGGCCCGACGCGCAACGCGGCGGCGAGCGCATCCCGGTGCTCGGCGTCCGACCTGACCATCACGCTGCCCGCGGTTACGACCGACCCCACCCGGCAGCAGAACGTCTCCGTGCTGTTCACGAACCGCTCCGCCGAGCCGTGCTCGGTCCGCGGCTTCCCGGGTGCCCAGCTGCGGACGTCCACCGCGGACAGCTGGGATCTCGCCCGCTCCTCCCAGGTCGAGGTGCGGACCGTCACGCTGGCGCCCGGCGGGACGGCGCACGCGACGCTGACCTACCTGCCCGCGAACCCACCGGGCACCGCCGGTGTTGCCTTCACCCCGGAGGCGCTCGTCGTCACCGCACCCGACGAGCGGGAGTCCACCCGGATCGCGTGGACGCTGGGGCCACTGCTGCGCCAGGACGGTGCCACCCACCCGGGCACCTACATCTCGGCGCTCCAGCCCGGTGCCTGA
- a CDS encoding cation:proton antiporter regulatory subunit, translating into MNVEETGLPGIGLRHDFSTRAGRRVGVVSHHSGRRVLVVYDAQDPDSCAESINLTPEESDVLSELLGAPHIVEKLADISRAFAGLVGDQITIVAGSPYDGRLLGDTRARTRTGASIVAVVRDRQVLASPRPDFRLQAEDVVVVVGTPENTAAVGELLRSG; encoded by the coding sequence ATGAATGTCGAAGAAACCGGGCTTCCGGGAATCGGCCTGCGGCACGACTTCTCGACCCGCGCCGGCCGGCGGGTCGGTGTGGTGTCGCATCACAGCGGCCGCCGCGTCCTGGTGGTCTATGACGCCCAGGATCCCGATTCCTGCGCCGAGTCGATAAACCTGACTCCTGAGGAGAGCGATGTGCTGTCCGAACTACTTGGTGCTCCCCACATCGTCGAGAAGCTGGCCGACATCAGCCGGGCGTTCGCCGGCCTCGTAGGCGACCAGATCACGATCGTCGCCGGGTCGCCCTACGACGGACGACTGCTCGGCGACACCAGGGCCAGGACCCGTACCGGCGCGTCGATCGTGGCCGTGGTCCGCGACCGCCAGGTACTCGCCTCGCCGCGGCCGGACTTCAGGCTCCAGGCCGAGGATGTCGTTGTCGTCGTCGGGACACCGGAGAACACCGCCGCTGTCGGCGAGCTCCTGCGGTCCGGCTGA
- a CDS encoding cation:proton antiporter produces the protein MHDLASIMMELGAVLFLLGLVGHGAARFGISPIPFYLLCGLAFGHGGLIPLGASEEFIAIGAEIGVVLLLLTLGLEYTAGELLVGLRRNAPAGGLDLTLNAAPGVAAAFLLGWDWRAAVVLGGVTAISSSGIIAKVLGDLGRLGNRETPVVLSVLVLEDLAMAVYLPVLTALLAGTTFAGAAQSLAIALGAMVGVLYLALRHSARVTRLVYNPTSDRNDEIILLRALGLALLVAGVAQQVQVSAAVGAFLVGIALSGPVAEGAREVLTPLRDLFAAVFFVFFGLQSDPAQIPSALLPALGLAAAGIATKTFTGWWAARRSGIATMGRFRAGAALIARGEFSIVIAGLAVASDVEPRLGPLAASYVLLMAIIGPVAARVVEPLTRAALRRRRGPHAATGSAPTIRSAPATASLAVTSPVAVAGPLPPEPRGPLSVEGAAEPAAAGRDDPADRPQSQRDTVRD, from the coding sequence ATGCATGATCTTGCCTCGATAATGATGGAGCTGGGCGCTGTCCTGTTCCTGCTCGGCCTCGTCGGCCACGGCGCGGCCCGGTTCGGGATCTCCCCGATTCCCTTCTATCTGCTGTGCGGCCTCGCCTTCGGCCATGGCGGGCTGATCCCGCTCGGCGCGAGCGAGGAGTTCATCGCGATCGGCGCCGAGATCGGCGTCGTGCTCCTGCTGCTCACCCTCGGCCTGGAATACACCGCCGGTGAGCTGCTGGTGGGCCTGCGCCGCAACGCTCCGGCCGGCGGCCTGGACCTCACCCTCAACGCCGCTCCCGGGGTGGCCGCCGCGTTCCTGCTCGGCTGGGACTGGCGCGCGGCGGTCGTGCTCGGCGGTGTCACCGCCATCTCGTCCTCCGGCATCATCGCCAAGGTTCTCGGGGACCTCGGCCGGCTCGGCAACCGGGAGACCCCGGTCGTGTTGTCGGTGCTCGTCCTCGAGGACCTCGCGATGGCGGTCTACCTGCCCGTCCTGACCGCGCTGCTGGCCGGCACGACGTTCGCCGGTGCGGCGCAGTCGCTCGCGATCGCGCTCGGCGCCATGGTCGGCGTCCTGTATCTCGCGCTGCGACACAGCGCGCGGGTGACCAGGCTGGTCTACAACCCGACGTCCGACCGCAACGACGAGATCATCCTGCTGCGCGCGCTGGGCCTGGCGCTGCTCGTCGCGGGAGTGGCCCAGCAGGTGCAGGTGTCGGCCGCGGTCGGCGCCTTCCTCGTGGGCATCGCGCTGTCCGGCCCGGTGGCCGAAGGCGCGCGGGAGGTGCTGACCCCGCTGCGCGACCTGTTCGCCGCCGTCTTCTTCGTGTTCTTCGGCCTGCAGTCCGACCCGGCGCAGATCCCGTCGGCGCTGCTGCCGGCGCTGGGGCTGGCGGCCGCGGGCATCGCCACGAAGACGTTCACGGGCTGGTGGGCGGCGCGGCGCTCCGGCATCGCCACGATGGGACGCTTCCGTGCCGGTGCGGCACTGATCGCGCGCGGCGAGTTCTCCATCGTCATCGCCGGCCTCGCGGTCGCCTCCGACGTCGAGCCCCGGCTCGGGCCGCTCGCGGCCAGCTATGTGCTGCTGATGGCGATCATCGGCCCGGTGGCAGCCCGTGTCGTCGAGCCGCTCACCCGGGCCGCACTGCGCCGCCGGCGCGGCCCCCACGCGGCGACCGGTTCAGCTCCCACGATCAGATCAGCCCCGGCGACTGCCTCGCTCGCCGTGACCAGCCCGGTCGCGGTGGCTGGCCCGCTTCCTCCAGAACCGCGCGGCCCGCTGTCGGTCGAGGGCGCCGCCGAGCCGGCCGCGGCCGGCCGGGACGATCCGGCTGATCGGCCACAGTCCCAACGGGACACCGTGCGCGACTGA
- a CDS encoding NUDIX domain-containing protein yields the protein MGRVDYYHDPDAPAANSLVVGGSAVVVDGEGRILLQRRADTGKWALPGGQMDIGESFANCVIRETKEETGFDVRIDRIIGIYSDPHHVFAYDNGEIRQQFNICCACTITGGSVQVSEESTAVGFHDLATLDQLEIQESNLARIHDYLADGPPVLR from the coding sequence ATGGGACGCGTTGACTACTACCACGACCCTGACGCTCCCGCCGCGAACTCCCTGGTCGTCGGGGGATCTGCCGTGGTGGTCGATGGCGAGGGCCGGATCCTGCTGCAGCGGCGCGCCGACACCGGGAAATGGGCCCTTCCCGGTGGGCAGATGGACATTGGCGAGTCGTTCGCGAACTGCGTCATCCGGGAGACGAAGGAGGAGACCGGGTTCGACGTCAGGATCGACCGCATCATCGGTATCTACTCCGACCCGCATCACGTATTCGCCTACGACAACGGTGAGATCCGTCAGCAGTTCAACATCTGCTGCGCCTGCACCATCACGGGCGGATCGGTGCAGGTCAGCGAGGAGTCGACCGCGGTCGGCTTCCATGACCTCGCCACGCTCGACCAGTTGGAGATACAGGAGAGCAATCTCGCGCGCATCCACGACTACCTCGCCGACGGCCCACCGGTCCTCCGTTAG
- the tatA gene encoding Sec-independent protein translocase subunit TatA, with protein sequence MPDLGAPEILIIAIVVLVLFGSKRLPDAARSLGRSMRIFKSEVKGLREDDHSEPAPVATAPAVATAAPVAPAAVPDAATPAAGEATPSAAAR encoded by the coding sequence ATGCCCGACCTGGGTGCACCGGAAATTCTGATCATCGCGATCGTCGTGCTGGTGTTGTTCGGGTCGAAGAGGCTCCCGGATGCGGCACGTTCCCTCGGCCGCTCGATGCGGATCTTCAAGTCCGAGGTGAAGGGCCTCCGCGAGGACGACCACAGCGAGCCCGCACCGGTGGCCACCGCACCGGCCGTCGCCACTGCGGCACCTGTCGCCCCAGCGGCAGTGCCCGACGCCGCGACCCCGGCCGCAGGCGAGGCAACCCCCTCAGCCGCCGCCAGGTAG
- a CDS encoding GlsB/YeaQ/YmgE family stress response membrane protein: MDAPSGIISAIVTGLVIGVLGRLVVPGRQAIGCLMTILVGLIGAAGGLAIANAIDAAWLLTLLLQIGVAAVLVLITASATGRNQ, from the coding sequence ATGGACGCACCGAGCGGAATCATCAGTGCGATCGTCACCGGGCTCGTCATCGGGGTGCTCGGCCGCCTCGTGGTTCCCGGGCGGCAGGCCATCGGCTGCCTCATGACGATCCTGGTCGGCCTGATCGGCGCCGCCGGCGGCCTGGCCATCGCGAACGCCATCGACGCCGCCTGGCTGCTGACACTCCTGCTGCAGATCGGCGTCGCCGCCGTACTGGTGCTGATCACCGCGTCGGCCACCGGCCGCAACCAGTAG
- a CDS encoding M3 family oligoendopeptidase: protein MATGTQPDLALESTAWDLGPLLGGQGEESIDGQLADAQARAEAFAGRHAGQVAALDGPGLVAAIGELTAIYELIGRAGSYASLRFSTDTADPGRGALMQKVRERSTAIETTLLFFGLEWAALDDDAAERLLAADGLDQARHYLRTERRYRPYLLSEPEEKLLTEKSVTGRAAWSRLFSEQVSAIEVGAGGAGAAGGAGGAGDAGAGGEALDVALSRLASSDREVRRATAEAVTAALAPGLRTRAYIFNTLIHDKAVNDRLRGYPTWLTSRNLANEVSDESVQALVAAVRERYDIPQRWYRLKARILGLPRLADYDRMAAVTTADEQFGWEQSRDLVLDSFGAFSPEMARQARRFFDENWIDAPVRPGKRGGAFASSAVPTVHPYVMLNFTSRRRDVLTLAHELGHGIHFSLAAKQGILQQNTPLTVAETASVFGETIVFNRLLAQTSDPEQRLALLAEAVEGAIATVFRQIAMNQFEQTVHTQRRTAGELSVDGFNEAWVASQRELLGDSVELTEGYRTWWSYVPHFIGTPGYVYAYAYGQLLALSVYQRYVEDGAAFVPHYLEMLAAGGSRSPEELGRIVGIDLADPGFWSAGLDLVEGQLQAAESAAHDAGRIAPA from the coding sequence ATGGCAACCGGGACTCAGCCTGATCTGGCTTTGGAGAGCACCGCCTGGGATCTTGGGCCGCTGCTCGGCGGCCAGGGCGAGGAGAGCATCGACGGGCAGCTCGCCGACGCCCAGGCACGCGCCGAGGCGTTCGCGGGGCGCCACGCGGGCCAGGTCGCCGCGTTGGACGGGCCGGGGCTGGTCGCCGCGATCGGCGAGCTGACCGCGATCTACGAGCTGATCGGGCGGGCGGGCAGCTACGCGTCGCTGCGGTTCTCCACCGACACGGCCGATCCCGGCCGGGGTGCGCTGATGCAGAAGGTGCGGGAACGCTCGACCGCGATCGAGACCACCCTGCTGTTCTTCGGCCTGGAGTGGGCGGCGCTGGACGACGATGCGGCCGAGCGGCTGCTCGCCGCGGACGGCCTCGACCAGGCCCGCCACTACCTGCGGACGGAACGGCGCTACCGCCCCTACCTGCTCAGTGAGCCGGAGGAGAAGCTGCTCACCGAGAAGTCGGTGACCGGCCGGGCGGCGTGGAGCCGGCTGTTCTCCGAGCAGGTCTCGGCGATCGAGGTCGGCGCGGGTGGGGCAGGCGCAGCGGGCGGCGCTGGTGGGGCGGGCGATGCGGGGGCCGGTGGAGAGGCACTCGACGTCGCGCTGAGCCGGCTGGCGTCCAGTGACCGTGAGGTCCGGCGTGCGACCGCCGAGGCGGTCACCGCAGCGCTGGCGCCGGGGCTGCGCACCCGCGCCTACATCTTCAACACGCTGATCCACGACAAGGCGGTGAACGACCGGCTGCGCGGCTATCCCACCTGGCTGACCAGCCGCAACCTGGCGAACGAGGTGTCGGACGAGTCCGTCCAGGCGCTCGTCGCCGCCGTCCGGGAGCGGTACGACATCCCGCAGCGGTGGTATCGGCTCAAGGCGCGGATTCTCGGACTGCCCCGGCTCGCCGACTATGACCGGATGGCCGCGGTCACGACCGCGGACGAGCAGTTCGGCTGGGAGCAGTCACGCGATCTGGTGCTCGACTCCTTCGGCGCGTTCTCACCGGAGATGGCCCGCCAGGCCCGCCGGTTCTTCGACGAGAACTGGATCGACGCACCGGTGCGGCCGGGTAAGCGGGGAGGCGCGTTCGCGAGCTCGGCGGTGCCGACGGTCCATCCGTACGTCATGCTGAACTTCACCTCACGGCGCCGGGACGTGCTGACCCTCGCGCACGAACTGGGCCACGGAATTCATTTCTCGCTCGCCGCGAAGCAGGGGATCCTGCAGCAGAACACACCGCTGACCGTGGCCGAGACGGCGTCGGTGTTCGGCGAGACGATCGTGTTCAACCGGCTGTTGGCGCAGACGTCCGACCCCGAGCAGCGGCTGGCGCTGCTGGCGGAGGCGGTCGAGGGGGCGATCGCCACCGTCTTCCGCCAGATCGCGATGAACCAGTTCGAGCAGACCGTCCACACACAGCGGCGGACCGCGGGCGAGCTGTCCGTCGACGGTTTCAACGAGGCCTGGGTGGCGAGCCAGCGGGAGCTGCTCGGCGACTCGGTGGAGCTCACCGAGGGGTACCGGACGTGGTGGAGCTACGTCCCGCACTTCATCGGCACGCCGGGCTATGTGTACGCCTACGCGTACGGGCAGCTGCTGGCACTGTCGGTGTACCAGCGCTACGTCGAGGACGGTGCCGCGTTCGTGCCGCACTACCTGGAGATGCTCGCCGCCGGCGGGTCACGCTCCCCGGAGGAGCTGGGCCGCATCGTCGGCATCGACCTCGCCGACCCGGGGTTCTGGTCGGCCGGGCTCGACCTCGTCGAGGGCCAGCTACAGGCCGCCGAGTCGGCCGCCCACGACGCCGGGCGGATCGCACCGGCCTGA
- a CDS encoding TIGR03564 family F420-dependent LLM class oxidoreductase, whose amino-acid sequence MRIGTMIGSDRDRPARDRAANLAADARQAEELGFTSMWVPQVPGYFDALTAVTLMGQATSRIELGTAVVPIQTRHPVAMAQQVLSTQAACGGRFTLGLGPSHHWIVTEQLGLPYERPARLVRDYLEVLNAAFAGAGRVDVENDSYRVHSPLDVLDPAATAPPSILLAALAPVMLGLAGGQASGTILWMADERAIADHVAPRLAKAAEAAGRPAPRIVAGVPVALCAPGEVDAAREHAEQTLGHAELSPNYLRLLEQGDARGIGDVMAAGDEAAILDRLRRYRDAGVTDLGARVIPLGADLAARVESRRRTTEFLATLCPML is encoded by the coding sequence ATGCGCATCGGGACGATGATCGGTTCGGACCGCGACCGGCCCGCCCGGGACCGGGCGGCGAACCTCGCCGCCGATGCGCGCCAGGCCGAGGAGCTCGGCTTCACCTCGATGTGGGTGCCGCAGGTCCCCGGCTACTTCGACGCGCTGACCGCCGTCACGCTGATGGGCCAGGCGACCAGCCGGATCGAGCTGGGCACCGCGGTCGTGCCGATCCAGACCCGCCACCCCGTCGCGATGGCCCAGCAGGTGCTGTCCACCCAGGCCGCCTGTGGCGGCCGGTTCACGCTGGGGCTCGGGCCGTCGCACCACTGGATCGTGACCGAGCAGCTGGGCCTGCCCTACGAGCGTCCCGCCCGCCTGGTGCGCGACTACCTGGAGGTACTGAACGCGGCGTTCGCCGGAGCGGGGCGCGTCGACGTCGAGAACGACAGCTACCGGGTGCACAGCCCGCTCGACGTCCTCGACCCGGCCGCGACCGCGCCGCCGTCCATCCTGCTCGCGGCCCTTGCGCCGGTGATGCTGGGACTGGCCGGGGGCCAGGCGTCCGGCACCATCCTGTGGATGGCGGACGAGCGGGCCATCGCCGACCATGTCGCGCCGCGGCTGGCGAAGGCCGCCGAGGCCGCCGGCCGGCCGGCCCCGCGGATCGTCGCCGGCGTGCCGGTGGCGCTGTGCGCACCGGGTGAGGTGGACGCGGCCCGCGAGCACGCCGAACAGACCCTCGGGCATGCCGAGCTCTCCCCGAACTACCTGCGGCTGCTGGAGCAGGGCGACGCCCGCGGCATCGGCGACGTCATGGCCGCCGGCGACGAGGCGGCGATCCTCGACCGCCTGCGCCGCTACCGCGACGCCGGTGTCACCGACCTCGGCGCCCGGGTGATCCCGCTCGGCGCGGACCTGGCGGCCCGGGTCGAGTCCCGCCGCCGGACCACCGAATTCCTCGCCACGCTCTGCCCGATGCTCTGA
- a CDS encoding carbohydrate ABC transporter permease — translation MAAADTAMPAPAGPPSTPATPDAPAPRRVSARAATGRSGRSGDDGPAGESGWRDRVRAVVGHGVLAGLSLFCIFPIYWMYATSLRRPDEVYNVTLFPWPLSIGNYTHVTDVLPMGQLILNTFLVALAVAVGQMLVGLLAAYAFTAWKFRGQTLLYLAFVGTWLVPFQVTMLPNYTLLYRLGLLNVLPGVIIPNLVSALGVLLLRQHMASFPRDLIDAARIDGRSAWSILWTVIVPNLRAPLAALAIVLFINAWNDYFWPALVLQRAESVVQLGLRGLFVGVEGPDWGGLMAGSGLACLPIFAIYLMLQRHVVSAFVRSGLK, via the coding sequence ATGGCAGCGGCCGACACGGCGATGCCGGCCCCGGCAGGCCCGCCGTCCACACCGGCCACGCCTGACGCGCCCGCGCCACGGCGGGTGTCGGCACGGGCGGCGACCGGCCGCTCCGGCCGCTCCGGCGACGACGGCCCTGCGGGGGAGAGCGGCTGGCGTGACCGGGTGCGCGCGGTCGTCGGGCACGGCGTGCTGGCCGGGCTGAGCCTGTTCTGCATCTTCCCGATCTACTGGATGTACGCCACCTCGCTGCGCCGGCCGGACGAGGTCTACAACGTCACCCTGTTCCCCTGGCCGCTGTCCATCGGCAACTACACGCACGTCACCGACGTCCTGCCGATGGGCCAGCTGATCCTCAACACGTTCCTGGTGGCGCTGGCCGTCGCGGTCGGCCAGATGCTGGTCGGGCTCCTCGCCGCCTACGCCTTCACCGCCTGGAAGTTCCGCGGCCAGACGCTGCTGTACCTGGCGTTCGTCGGCACCTGGCTCGTCCCGTTCCAGGTGACGATGCTGCCGAACTACACCTTGCTGTACCGCCTGGGCCTGCTCAACGTGCTACCCGGCGTGATCATCCCGAACCTGGTGTCCGCGCTCGGCGTCCTCCTGCTGCGCCAGCACATGGCCAGCTTCCCCCGGGACCTGATCGACGCCGCCCGCATCGACGGCCGCTCGGCCTGGTCCATCCTGTGGACGGTCATCGTGCCGAACCTGCGGGCCCCGCTCGCCGCGCTCGCGATCGTGCTGTTCATCAACGCCTGGAACGACTACTTCTGGCCGGCGCTGGTGCTGCAGCGGGCCGAGTCCGTCGTCCAGCTCGGCCTGCGCGGGCTGTTCGTCGGTGTCGAGGGCCCCGACTGGGGCGGTCTCATGGCCGGGTCGGGCCTGGCGTGCCTGCCCATCTTCGCCATCTACCTGATGCTGCAGCGCCACGTGGTGAGCGCCTTCGTCCGTTCCGGACTGAAGTAG
- a CDS encoding carbohydrate ABC transporter permease, with the protein MSGTFVEVAAIPRATTVATARRPPLARRAAQGVTPYLFLLPAVGCLAVWTYRPLAAALNLSFFSWNLLPTTPKEYVGLDNYHRLLDLPELRTALWITAMMTLALMLFTVVLPTIVALWTSAIGGRGRTVYSALIFAPVLVPPVAGAALWQWMLDPHSGAVDKVLGVEINWIHETRPAQIAIVVITGWHLLGFAVLVVSAGLAGIDEEYRNAAVLDRASRWQITRWITLPLLSPTLVFLALMTVLMSGTLTFPLIDTLTQGGPDSQTTNVYYLLWEYGFQNFDTGFASAAGLLFFVAFGVIAVGLIRLSDRLTFHDS; encoded by the coding sequence ATGTCCGGAACCTTCGTCGAGGTCGCCGCGATACCGCGGGCGACCACCGTCGCCACGGCGCGCCGGCCGCCGCTCGCCCGGCGAGCGGCGCAGGGCGTGACGCCCTACCTGTTCCTGCTGCCCGCCGTCGGCTGCCTGGCGGTCTGGACGTACCGGCCGCTCGCCGCCGCGCTCAACCTGTCGTTCTTCTCCTGGAACCTGCTGCCCACCACCCCGAAGGAATACGTCGGGCTGGACAACTACCACCGGCTGCTGGACCTGCCCGAGCTGCGGACAGCACTGTGGATCACCGCCATGATGACGCTGGCGCTGATGCTGTTCACCGTCGTGCTGCCGACCATCGTGGCGCTGTGGACGTCCGCGATCGGCGGCCGTGGGCGCACCGTCTACAGCGCTCTGATCTTCGCTCCGGTGCTGGTGCCGCCGGTGGCGGGTGCGGCGCTGTGGCAGTGGATGCTCGACCCGCACAGCGGCGCCGTCGACAAGGTCCTCGGCGTCGAGATCAACTGGATCCACGAGACCCGGCCGGCGCAGATCGCCATCGTCGTGATCACCGGCTGGCACCTGCTCGGCTTCGCCGTGCTCGTCGTCAGCGCGGGGCTGGCGGGCATCGACGAGGAGTACCGCAACGCCGCCGTGCTCGACCGGGCCTCCCGCTGGCAGATCACCCGGTGGATCACCCTGCCGCTGCTCTCGCCGACGCTGGTCTTCCTCGCGCTCATGACCGTTCTGATGTCCGGCACCCTCACGTTCCCGCTGATCGACACCCTCACCCAGGGCGGGCCCGACTCGCAGACCACGAACGTCTACTACCTGCTCTGGGAGTACGGCTTCCAGAACTTCGACACCGGCTTCGCCAGCGCCGCGGGACTGCTGTTCTTCGTCGCCTTCGGTGTGATCGCGGTCGGGCTGATCCGCCTCTCCGACCGCCTGACGTTCCACGACTCCTGA
- a CDS encoding ABC transporter substrate-binding protein, producing MIRRRSARGVAAACAAALALTLGLAACGSDDGDETAASPASPTVKAVPELGPDQKVSIVFESYNLAQASWTPTFDALVADFQKSHPNITVTAQKPQTSTLKGFGTAATASIQAQLATGNAPDVAQLTFGDLNYAVESLGAKPLDDIVGRDAVQENFGGTHPFAPAAKTLGDVDGKTFGVPFVFSTPVLYYNADLFRAAGLDPEKPPTTWAEFKTAALAIKDKTGKQGAYIDCLTKVSGDWCYQALVASNGGTVISGDKTRMTFAEAPAVEAVTMAQDLVNSGASPKLSQDQAYPAFSRGEIGMIIESSSAQGVFIKGAAGSKPAWTLKATTMPAFGGKPVVPTNSGAALFMFSKDPAKQRAAWELIEFLTSDAAYTKITSGIGYLPLRTGLLDDPNGLKTWAAENPLIKPNLDQLAKLKPWVSFPGKDYVQIRTAMLGAVENVVYNGADPKKTLTDAQAEATKLLPKS from the coding sequence GTGATTCGACGGCGCTCTGCCCGGGGCGTGGCAGCCGCCTGCGCTGCCGCCCTCGCGCTGACACTCGGCCTCGCCGCGTGTGGATCGGACGACGGCGACGAGACCGCGGCGTCCCCCGCCTCCCCCACCGTGAAGGCGGTACCGGAACTCGGTCCGGACCAGAAGGTCTCGATCGTCTTCGAGAGCTACAACCTCGCCCAGGCCTCCTGGACGCCGACCTTCGACGCCCTGGTCGCGGACTTCCAGAAGAGCCACCCGAACATCACGGTCACCGCGCAGAAGCCGCAGACGTCCACCCTCAAGGGCTTCGGCACGGCGGCCACCGCCAGCATCCAGGCGCAGCTGGCCACCGGCAACGCCCCCGACGTCGCCCAGCTCACCTTCGGCGATCTCAACTACGCCGTCGAGTCGCTCGGCGCGAAGCCGCTCGACGACATCGTCGGGCGCGACGCCGTCCAGGAGAACTTCGGCGGGACGCACCCGTTCGCCCCGGCCGCCAAGACCCTCGGTGACGTCGACGGCAAGACCTTCGGCGTGCCGTTCGTGTTCTCGACGCCGGTGCTCTACTACAACGCCGACCTGTTCCGCGCGGCCGGCCTCGACCCGGAGAAGCCGCCGACGACCTGGGCGGAGTTCAAGACCGCCGCGCTGGCGATCAAGGACAAGACCGGCAAGCAGGGCGCCTACATCGACTGCCTCACCAAGGTCTCCGGTGACTGGTGCTACCAGGCGCTGGTCGCCTCCAACGGCGGCACGGTGATCTCCGGGGACAAGACCAGGATGACCTTCGCCGAGGCGCCCGCCGTCGAGGCCGTCACCATGGCCCAGGACCTGGTGAACTCGGGCGCCAGTCCCAAGCTGTCGCAGGACCAGGCCTACCCGGCCTTCTCCCGCGGTGAGATCGGCATGATCATCGAGAGCAGCTCGGCGCAGGGCGTCTTCATCAAGGGCGCGGCCGGCTCCAAGCCGGCGTGGACGCTGAAGGCCACCACCATGCCGGCGTTCGGCGGCAAGCCCGTCGTCCCGACGAACTCCGGTGCCGCCCTGTTCATGTTCTCCAAGGACCCGGCGAAGCAGCGTGCGGCCTGGGAGCTGATCGAGTTCCTGACCAGCGACGCCGCCTACACGAAGATCACCAGTGGCATCGGCTACCTGCCGCTGCGCACCGGCCTGCTGGACGACCCGAACGGCCTCAAGACCTGGGCCGCCGAGAACCCGCTGATCAAGCCGAACCTCGACCAGCTGGCCAAGCTCAAGCCGTGGGTGTCCTTCCCCGGCAAGGACTACGTCCAGATCCGCACCGCGATGCTCGGCGCCGTCGAGAACGTCGTCTACAACGGCGCGGACCCGAAGAAGACCCTGACCGACGCCCAGGCCGAGGCCACGAAGCTGCTGCCGAAGTCCTGA